The following proteins come from a genomic window of Nitrosopumilaceae archaeon AB1(1):
- a CDS encoding ACP synthase, producing the protein MIIDGKKIIELRTWNTNYRGKLLIHAPQKIRTQDCKRLKIKKRMQTGFIIGYVELYTTKKYPTKIKLKEDYKKHLANMTSNKNKYGFLFQNPHRLRIPIPYKGALGIFDVSVDEKNTLADMKREIIEEEYRYQWINHH; encoded by the coding sequence CTGATAATAGATGGAAAGAAAATAATAGAATTGAGAACTTGGAATACAAATTATCGTGGTAAATTATTAATTCACGCTCCACAAAAAATTAGAACACAAGATTGTAAGAGATTAAAAATTAAAAAAAGAATGCAAACAGGTTTTATTATAGGATACGTAGAATTGTACACTACAAAAAAATATCCAACTAAAATAAAACTGAAAGAAGATTATAAAAAACATTTAGCAAATATGACTAGTAATAAAAATAAATATGGATTTCTATTTCAAAATCCACATCGCTTAAGAATACCAATACCATACAAAGGGGCACTGGGAATATTTGATGTGTCTGTCGATGAGAAAAATACTTTGGCAGATATGAAAAGAGAGATAATTGAGGAAGAATACAGATATCAGTGGATAAATCATCATTAA
- the fsa gene encoding fructose-6-phosphate aldolase — protein MKIFLDTANLDEIRKYNDMGLLDGITTNPSLLAKEQGDPKDAMKEISRIIKGDVSLEVVSTNYDGMMEEGFKLCEYGSNVVVKCPMTSDGLRACTSFVEKSIPVNITLIFSANQALLAAKAGAKYVSPFIGRLDDIGFDGMQLIRDIKTIFTNYNFNTQILVASIRHPLHVIEAAKIGADVVTLPPAVLGKMLKHPLTDLGLDAFLSDWKKTNSTL, from the coding sequence ATGAAAATTTTTCTAGACACTGCAAATCTTGATGAAATTAGAAAGTATAATGATATGGGTCTTTTAGATGGAATTACAACAAATCCCTCTCTACTTGCAAAAGAACAAGGGGATCCAAAGGATGCCATGAAAGAAATTTCTCGTATAATAAAAGGAGATGTAAGTCTTGAGGTGGTATCTACAAATTATGATGGAATGATGGAAGAAGGTTTCAAACTATGCGAGTATGGTTCTAACGTTGTAGTAAAGTGTCCTATGACTTCAGATGGTTTACGGGCATGTACATCTTTTGTAGAAAAATCCATTCCTGTGAATATAACTTTGATTTTTTCAGCTAATCAAGCTCTGTTGGCTGCAAAAGCTGGAGCAAAATACGTGTCCCCCTTTATCGGTCGACTCGATGATATTGGATTTGACGGTATGCAACTGATAAGGGATATAAAAACAATATTTACTAATTATAATTTCAATACACAAATTCTTGTTGCTAGTATTCGTCATCCATTGCATGTAATTGAGGCTGCAAAAATTGGTGCTGATGTAGTAACACTTCCACCTGCAGTTCTTGGAAAAATGTTAAAACACCCTTTGACTGATCTTGGTCTTGATGCATTTTTGAGTGATTGGAAAAAAACAAATTCTACTCTATAA
- a CDS encoding TATA-box-binding protein produces MRQTKPIVSIENVVASASVNQKINLNEITKKFPDTEYHPDQFPGLVFRLKSPRTATLIFRTGKMVCTGAKSEEMAIKAVRTVVNKLRSEKVSIKKDAVIVVQNIVAAINLGGKIHLEKAARTLPRSMYEPEQFPGLIHRMLEPKTVILLFASGKLVCTGAKKEPDVYRSVNNLHALLEEKDLMIYEN; encoded by the coding sequence GTGAGACAGACAAAACCTATTGTTAGTATCGAGAATGTAGTAGCTTCGGCATCAGTAAATCAAAAAATAAATCTTAATGAAATCACTAAAAAATTTCCAGACACAGAATATCACCCTGATCAATTCCCAGGGCTTGTATTTCGATTGAAATCCCCTAGAACAGCCACTCTTATATTCAGAACAGGTAAGATGGTGTGTACTGGAGCAAAATCTGAAGAAATGGCAATAAAAGCTGTAAGAACAGTGGTGAATAAACTCAGAAGTGAAAAGGTTTCAATTAAAAAGGATGCAGTAATTGTGGTTCAGAATATTGTAGCGGCCATAAATTTGGGTGGAAAGATTCATCTAGAAAAGGCAGCAAGAACTCTTCCAAGAAGTATGTATGAACCAGAGCAATTTCCAGGTCTAATTCATCGTATGTTGGAACCGAAGACAGTCATACTCTTATTCGCATCAGGTAAACTAGTATGTACAGGTGCCAAGAAAGAACCCGATGTGTATCGTTCAGTAAATAATTTGCATGCACTACTTGAAGAAAAAGATTTAATGATTTATGAAAATTAA